From Rhinatrema bivittatum chromosome 5, aRhiBiv1.1, whole genome shotgun sequence, the proteins below share one genomic window:
- the LOC115091714 gene encoding olfactory receptor 6N1-like, which translates to MRSVAIYNATSSSVKEFIIFGFPSLHGVQTLLFGIFFPIYLFTITGNTVILLLIWLDQHLHTPMYFFVSNLSILDISYTSVTVPKMLAKFLLNSSTISKNGCFLQMYFFLSLVATECFLLTVMAYDRYLAICTPLHYSMHMTKKLCFCLSTTAWIGGFMAPIPSVILALKLPFCGPNIIYHYYCDHPPLIQLACADISFNVAFGSSISFFVFVLTFSLIVASYIKIIMSILKISSSKGRRKTFSTCASHFLVVNLFFLPLFFMYIRPTASYSSDVDSLVAMVYSIMTPMLNPIIYCLRNQEIKGAFRRQMKRIKVFCI; encoded by the coding sequence ATGAGAAGTGTAGCAATCTACAATGCCACCAGCAGCTCAGTGAAGGAGTTCATCATCTTTGGATTTCCAAGTCTTCATGGTGTCCAGACCCTGCTCTTTGGGATATTTTTCCCCATCTACCTCTTCACTATCACAGGTAATACAGTTATACTTTTGCTCATATGGCTCGATCAGCACCTccacacccccatgtacttcttTGTCAGTAATTTGTCCATTCTGGACATCAGTTACACATCTGTCACCGTTCCAAAAATGCTGGCCAAATTCCTTCTGAACAGCAGCACCATTTCCAAGAATGGTTGCTTTTTGCAAATGTACTTCTTCCTTTCTCTGGTTGCAACAGAGTGCTTCCTCCTGACGGTAATGGCTTACGATCGTTATTTGGCCATTTGCACTCCTCTTCATTATTCAATGCACATGACTAAAAAACTCTGCTTCTGTCTCAGCACCACTGCCTGGATTGGGGGTTTTATGGCTCCAATTCCCTCAGTCATTTTAGCTCTGAAGCTGCCATTCTGTGGGCCCAATATCATCTATCATTATTACTGCGACCACCCACCCCTGATTCAGCTGGCTTGTGCTGACATCTCTTTCAATGTTGCTTTCGGTTCCTCTATCAGTTTCTTCGTTTTTGTATTAACATTTTCTTTAATTGTGGCTTcctatattaaaataataatgtcGATTCTAAAAATTAGCTCTAGCAAGGGGCGCAGAAAAACCTTTTCTACTTGTGCATCTCACTTTTTAGTTGTGaatctcttcttccttcctcttttcttcatgtaTATTCGCCCTACAGCATCCTATTCCTCTGACGTGGACTCATTAGTGGCCATGGTCTACTCTATAATGACTCCAATGCTGAACCCTATTATTTATTGCCTGCGAAACCAAGAAATCAAGGGGGCTTTTAGGAGGCAAATGAAACGTATTAAAGTCTTCTGCATCTAA
- the LOC115091713 gene encoding LOW QUALITY PROTEIN: olfactory receptor 6N1-like (The sequence of the model RefSeq protein was modified relative to this genomic sequence to represent the inferred CDS: inserted 1 base in 1 codon): MRSVANYNATSSSVKEFIIFGFPSLHGVQTLLFGIFFPIYLFTLAGNTVILLLIWLDKHLHTPMYFFVSNLSFLDISYTSVTVPKMLAKFLLNSSTISKNGCFLQMYFFLSLVVTECFLLTVMAYDRYLAICTPLHYPMHMTKKLCFCLCTXCLDWGFMAPIPSVILALKLPFCGPNIIYHYYCDHPPLIQLACADISFNVAFGSAISFFVLVLTFSLIVASYIKIITSILKISSSKGRRKTFSTCASHFLVVNLFFLPLFFMYIRPSFSSDVDSLVAMVYSIMNPVLNPIIYCLRNKEIKGAFWRQMKRIKVFFI; the protein is encoded by the exons atgAGAAGTGTAGCAAACTACAATGCCACCAGCAGCTCAGTGAAGGAGTTCATCATCTTTGGATTTCCAAGTCTTCATGGTGTCCAGACCCTGCTCTTTGGGATATTTTTCCCAATCTACCTCTTTACTCTCGCAGGTAATACAGTTATACTTTTGCTTATATGGCTCGATAAGCACCTccacacccccatgtacttcttTGTCAGTAATTTGTCCTTTCTGGACATCAGTTACACATCTGTCACCGTTCCAAAAATGCTGGCCAAGTTCCTTCTGAACAGCAGCACCATTTCCAAGAATGGTTGCTTTTTGCAAATGTACTTCTTCCTTTCTCTGGTTGTAACAGAGTGCTTCCTCCTGACGGTAATGGCTTACGATCGTTACTTGGCCATTTGCACTCCTCTTCATTATCCAATGCACATGACTAAAAAACTCTGCTTCTGTCTCTGCA ACTGCCTGGATTGGGGTTTTATGGCTCCAATTCCCTCAGTCATTTTAGCTCTGAAGCTGCCATTCTGTGGGCCCAATATCATCTATCATTATTACTGCGACCACCCACCCCTGATTCAGCTGGCTTGTGCTGACATCTCTTTCAATGTTGCTTTCGGTTCTGCTATCAGTTTCTTCGTTCTTGTATTAACATTTTCTTTAATTGTGGCTtcctatataaaaataataacgTCGATTCTAAAAATTAGCTCTAGCAAGGGGCGCAGAAAAACCTTTTCTACTTGTGCATCTCACTTTTTAGTTGTGaatctcttctttcttcctcttttcttcatgtaCATTCGCCCATCCTTTTCCTCTGACGTGGACTCATTAGTGGCCATGGTCTACTCTATAATGAATCCAGTGCTGAACCCAATTATTTATTGCCTGCGAAACAAAGAAATCAAGGGGGCTTTTTGGAGGCAAATGAAACGTATTAAGGTCTTCTTCATCTAA
- the LOC115091715 gene encoding olfactory receptor 6N1-like encodes MRSVENYNATSNSVKEFIIFGFPSLHGVQTLLFGIFFPIYLFTLAGNTVILLLIWLDRHLHTPMYFFVSNLSILDISYTSVTVPKMLAKFLLNSSTISKNGCFLQMYFFLSLVATECFLLTVMAYDRYLAICTPLHYSMHMTKKLCFCLCTTAWIGGFMIPFPSAILALKLPFCGPNIIHHYYCDHPPLIQLACADTSVNVAVGSSISSLVLVVTFSLVVASYVKIIASILKISSSKGRRKTFSTCVSHFLVVNLFFLPLIFMYIRPTASYSSDVDSLVAMVYSIMTPMLNPIIYSLRNQEIKGAFRRQMKRIKVFFI; translated from the coding sequence atGAGAAGTGTAGAAAACTACAATGCCACCAGCAACTCAGTGAAGGAGTTCATCATCTTTGGATTTCCAAGTCTTCATGGTGTCCAGACCCTGCTTTTTGGGATATTTTTCCCCATCTACCTCTTTACTCTTGCAGGTAATACAGTTATACTTTTGCTTATATGGCTTGATCGGCACCTccacacccccatgtacttcttTGTCAGTAATTTGTCCATTCTGGACATCAGTTACACATCTGTCACTGTTCCAAAAATGCTGGCCAAATTCCTTCTGAACAGCAGCACCATTTCCAAGAATGGTTGCTTTTTGCAAATGTACTTCTTCCTTTCTCTGGTTGCAACAGAGTGCTTCCTCCTGACGGTAATGGCTTACGATCGTTATTTGGCCATTTGCACTCCTCTTCATTATTCAATGCACATGACTAAAAAACTCTGCTTCTGTCTCTGTACCACCGCCTGGATTGGGGGCTTTATGATTCCATTCCCCTCAGCCATTTTAGCTCTGAAGCTGCCATTCTGTGGGCCCAATATCATCCATCATTATTACTGTGACCATCCACCCCTGATTCAGCTGGCTTGTGCTGACACGTCTGTCAACGTTGCTGTGGGTTCCTCCATTAGTTCTTTGGTCTTGGTGGTCACATTTTCTCTAGTTGTGGCTTCCTATGTAAAAATAATAGCATCAATCCTAAAAATTAGCTCTAGCAAGGGGCGCAGAAAAACCTTTTCTACTTGTGTATCTCATTTCTTGGTAGTGaatctcttcttccttcctcttATCTTCATGTACATTCGCCCTACTGCATCCTATTCCTCTGACGTGGACTCATTAGTGGCCATGGTCTACTCTATAATGACTCCAATGCTGAACCCTATTATTTATTCCCTGCGAAACCAAGAAATCAAGGGGGCTTTTAGAAGGCAAATGAAACGTATTAAAGTCTTCTTCATCTAA